From a region of the Impatiens glandulifera chromosome 4, dImpGla2.1, whole genome shotgun sequence genome:
- the LOC124934933 gene encoding transcription factor JAMYB-like, whose translation MDSDDQRSSSSSSSRKLKSANEISEEEAADLRRGPWTVEEDIILTNYISINGEGRWNSLARCAGLKRSGKSCRLRWLNYLRPDVRRGNITPEEQLLILELHSQWGNRWSKIAQHLPGRTDNEIKNYWRTRVQKHAKQLKCDVNSKQFKDTMRYLWMPRLAERIQADATTREKLSTDMNYGHMPLVGPQDNINMCYPSQQYSVTAASSDSFGSTQVSDLTDIHYNNYPVNNDVDNMAAYYYPNNQGENPQSYLNHGLDLQVKDQTNDNKEWFNQIGEASDNFWNVEDIWYQERFEGGNML comes from the exons ATGGATAGTGATGATCagagatcatcatcatcatcgtcatcaaGAAAGTTGAAATCTGCAAATGAAATCAGTGAAGAAGAAGCTGCGGATCTGAGAAGAGGACCATGGACTGTTGAAGAAGACATCATTCTTACCAATTACATATCCATTAATGGTGAAGGCCGCTGGAATTCTCTTGCTCGATGTGCAG GTTTAAAAAGGTCGGGAAAAAGTTGTAGACTTAGATGGCTCAATTACTTACGCCCTGATGTTCGTCGTGGAAACATTACACCGGAAGAACAACTCCTTATTCTTGAGCTTCATTCTCAATGGGGAAATCG ATGGTCGAAAATTGCACAACACTTACCGGGCAGAACAGAtaatgagataaaaaattattggagAACTAGAGTGCAGAAACACGCGAAACAACTCAAATGCGACGTGAACAGCAAACAATTCAAGGACACCATGCGATACCTTTGGATGCCTAGATTAGCCGAGAGAATTCAAGCCGATGCTACAACACGCGAGAAATTATCTACCGATATGAATTATGGTCACATGCCTTTGGTTGGTCCacaagataatattaatatgtgtTACCCATCTCAACAATATTCTGTGACTGCAGCATCGTCAGACTCTTTCGGATCAACCCAAGTGTCTGACTTAACCGATATTCATTACAACAATTATCCGGTTAATAACGATGTAGATAACATGGCTGCATATTATTACCCTAATAATCAAGGCGAAAATCCACAATCCTATCTAAACCATGGGTTAGATTTACAAGTCAAGGACCAGACCAATGACAACAAAGAATGGTTCAATCAAATAGGGGAAGCATCCGACAATTTCTGGAATGTCGAGGACATTTGGTATCAAGAGCGGTTCGAAGGAGGCAACAtgttataa